DNA sequence from the Acidimicrobiales bacterium genome:
ACACCGAGTTGTTCGAGATGGTGACCGGTGCACTGCGCACGTTGGCGAGACACGACTCACCGCTCGTGCTGGCGGGATTCCTGTGGAAGGCGCTCGCCCACGCGGGCTTCGCCCCGATCGTGGACGCCTGCGTCGCGTGCGGGTCGTCCGGCCCACTCGTGTCCTTCGACGTCGAGGGAGGCGGGACCCGTTGCGAGGCGCACCGGGTCGGCGTCGCGATCGACGCGCAGACCCTCGATGTCCTGGCTGCGATCCTCTCCGGACGTCTCGCGACGGTCATGGACACGACGCCGGCGGCTGTGAGCTCGACGGTGGAGCGACTCGGCGTCACCGCGGTGGAGCACCACGTCGAGCGGCGGCTTCGCTCGGTGGCACCGTCGGGTTGAGCCTCGGCTGAGCTCAGTTCGCGGGACGCCAGGACTGCGTGGCGTCGTCGAACTCGAGGAGGCGGCCAGACCCAGCCTGGATCTGGACGTAGCGTCCCCGGGCCGCGTCCCACACGGGGCCGTCCTCGGCGCCGGCCGGCACGTCGCCGGACTGCGTAGGGGCCGGGGGTGACGACGGGGCGGGCATCTGGGTCGGCGGCGGCGTCTGACCCATGCCCTGGCCGGGTGGCGGCGGCGTCTGACCCATGCCCTGGCCGGGCGGAGGCGGCGTCCACGTCGTGGGCTGTGACACCGCCACGTTCGGCGGAGATCCCACGTCGTAGGAGCGGACGACGTTGGTCCGCGCGGCCATGTCGCCCAGACGGCGCCGGTCCGAACGGTTCACGGCGACAAGGAACCCGACGCCCATGGCGGTCGGCAGGGAGTCGACGATCCCGACGATGGTGCGCCCCAACGCCTTGGGTATCCCACAGATGGCGCCCTGTTCGTCGACAACCCGCAGCCCGAGTATCGCCTTGCCGATCGTGGCACCGGTCAGACCCTGCACGATGCCGTTGAGGAGGAACCAGTAGCCGACGGGGATGAGGAAGATGAGCGCCGCCTGGGAGTCGGTGGCGTAGTACAGGGTGTCGCCGCCGGCGAAACACAGAGATGCGGATTCCGAACTCTCGATGAGGTCGCAGGCCAGGTCGCCGTCGAGCAGAGGTGGCTTGTCGATCCGCTCCGCGAGAGCGAAGAACAGGATCAGCGAGATCCCGAAGCCGATCAGGGCGTCGATGGCGTAGGCACCGACGCGCCGTCCGAGGACCCGACGCGGGTCACGTGTCATCGTCGTGTCCACCACGGCGCTTGTTGTACCACGAGAGGTACAGGCCGACGACCATCGCGCCGGTAGCCTTCGTGCCCATGACGACCGCCGAATCCGATGCCGAAGCGCGCGCCATCAGCCCCGAGGAGTTGATGGACAAGGTCGTGAACCTTTCCAAGCGCCGCGGCATCATCTTCCAGTCCGCCGAGATCTACGGCGGGTTCCGCTCCGCCTACGACTACGGACCCGTCGGGGTGCTGTTGTTGCGCAACGTCAAGGACGCGTGGTGGCGCACGATGGTGCAGTTGCGCCACGACGTCGTCGGTCTCGATGCGTCGATTCTGTCGCCGCCGGCGGTGTGGGAGGCGTCGGGCCACCTGGCCGGCTTCAGCGATCCGCTCGTGGACTGCCGCAACTGTCACGAGCGGTTCCGCGAGGACCAACTCGCCGACACGGCCACGTGCCCGAACTGCGGCGCGGCCGACCCCTTCACCGAGGCACGCGACTTCAACCTCATGTTCAAGACGCACGCCGGTCCCGTCGAGGGTTCGGGCCACGAGGTCTACCTCCGGCCCGAGACGGCCCAGGGCATGTTCCTCAACTTCAAGAACGTCCTCGAGACCTCCCGCAAGAAGCCGCCGTTCGGCATCGCCCAGATCGGCAAGTCGTTCCGCAACGAGATCACCCCCGGGAACTTCGTGTTCCGGACTCGCGAGTTCGAGCAGATGGAGCTCGAGTTCTTCGTGCCGCCCGACGAGGCCGCGGACTGGTACCGCTACTGGTGCGACGAGCGGATGCGGTGGTACCACGACCTCGGGATCCCCGGAGACAAGTTGCGTCTCCGCCCCCATGACGACGACGAGCTGAGCCACTACAGCTCCGGGACCTCCGACGTCGAGTTCCTGTTCCCCTGGGGGTGGGGTGAGCTCGAGGGCATCGCGAACCGCGGCTGCTACGACCTCACCCAGCACGCGGAGCACTCCGGTGAGCGCCTCGAGTACTTCGACCAGGCGGCCGGTGAGCACTACGTGCCCCACGTGATCGAGCCGGCAGCCGGCGCCACCCGGTCCATGATGGCGTTCCTGCTGGCGGCCTACGACGAGGACGTCGTCAACGACGACACGCGCACCGTCCTGCGCCTCGATCCCCGCCTCGCCCCCTACAAGGTCGCCGTGCTGCCGCTCTCCAAGAAGGACGAACTGCGCCCGACGGCCATCGAGTTGTTCGACTCCCTGAAGACGACGTGGATGTGTGATTACGACGAGACCCAGAACATCGGTCGGCGCTACCGCCGTCAGGACGAACTGGGCACGCCGTACTGCGTGACGGTCGACTTCGACACCCTCGAGGACCGGGCAGTCACCGTGCGTGACCGGGACTCGATGGACCAGGACCGGGTGGGAATCGACCGACTCGACGCGTATCTGCGCGAGCGACTTCCCGTCACCTGACGGATATCTGGTCGAGCGAATTCCCATCACCTGGCACAGACCGTGCGGCCAGGGCCGGTGAGCTCTTCGCGGGTCGGGTGCGCGGGCTCGGTAGTAGCGTGCACCCATGACCCCAGCCGGCGACACGACGAGGGCCCCCTAGGCCATGGGGATCGTCGACGAGGACATCGCCCGGGTCCGTGACGCCACCGACATCGTCGCCCTCGTCACCGAGCACACCCAACTCAAACGTGTCGGTCGGCGGTGGAGCGGCCTGTGCCCGTTCCACAACGAGAAGACCCCTTCGTTCTCGGTGAACGGCGAGGAGGGCTTCTACCACTGCTTCGGATGCCAGAAGTCCGGTGACGTGATCACGTTCGTGCGCGAGATGGACGGCCTGGACTTCGTCGGTGCCGTCGAGCGCCTGGCCGCTCGCGCCGGCGTCGCGTTGCGCTACGACGACGTGGACCAGGGCAGGGATCGCCGACGACGCACGAAGCTGATCGAAGCCGTCGACAAGGCCGTCGAGTGGTACCACCAGCGGCTGTTGTCGGCTCCCGATGCCGCAGCGGCGCGTGGATACCTGCGCTCGCGGGGCTTCGACGGTGACCTCGTCCGCCGCTACAGGATCGGCTGGGCGCCCGACGACTGGGACGCACTCGCGAGCGGGATCGACGTGGACTCGCGCACGCTGCGCGACGCAGGTCTCGCGTTCGAGAACCGTGCGGGGCGCCTCCAGGATGTGTTCCGGGCGCGTGTGCTGTTCCCGATCTTCACCCACGACGGTTCCGCTGTGGGTTTCGGCGGCCGGATCATGCCCGGGGCCGACGGACCGAAGTACAAGAACTCCGCCGAGTCCGCGGTGTACGCGAAGTCCAAGCTTCTCTACGGCCTCAACTGGGCGCGCGACGAGATCGTGCGGATCGACGAGGCCGTGCTGTGCGAGGGCTACACGGACGTGATCGGCATGGCCACGGCCGGTATCGGTCGGGCCGTGGCCACGTGCGGCACCGCGCTGACAGACGATCACATCAAGCTGCTGGCCAAGTACACGCGGCGCCTCGTTCTCGCGTTCGACGCCGACGCGGCCGGCCAGGCGGCGGCCGAGCGCATATACGCATGGGAGAAGACGCACGAGTTGACCGTGGCCGTCGCGGAGCTCCCGGGCGGCGCGGACCCCGGCGATCTCGCCCGTTCGG
Encoded proteins:
- the recO gene encoding DNA repair protein RecO yields the protein MNDRSRVVRDNAVVIRTYKLGEADRIVVVLTRQRGKIRAVAKGVRRTRSKFGARLEPGSHVDAQFYVGRGQLETVTQVEAVEHHDALRTDLDRLHAATTVLEVADLLSLEHHRDTELFEMVTGALRTLARHDSPLVLAGFLWKALAHAGFAPIVDACVACGSSGPLVSFDVEGGGTRCEAHRVGVAIDAQTLDVLAAILSGRLATVMDTTPAAVSSTVERLGVTAVEHHVERRLRSVAPSG
- a CDS encoding RDD family protein — translated: MTRDPRRVLGRRVGAYAIDALIGFGISLILFFALAERIDKPPLLDGDLACDLIESSESASLCFAGGDTLYYATDSQAALIFLIPVGYWFLLNGIVQGLTGATIGKAILGLRVVDEQGAICGIPKALGRTIVGIVDSLPTAMGVGFLVAVNRSDRRRLGDMAARTNVVRSYDVGSPPNVAVSQPTTWTPPPPGQGMGQTPPPPGQGMGQTPPPTQMPAPSSPPAPTQSGDVPAGAEDGPVWDAARGRYVQIQAGSGRLLEFDDATQSWRPAN
- a CDS encoding glycine--tRNA ligase translates to MTTAESDAEARAISPEELMDKVVNLSKRRGIIFQSAEIYGGFRSAYDYGPVGVLLLRNVKDAWWRTMVQLRHDVVGLDASILSPPAVWEASGHLAGFSDPLVDCRNCHERFREDQLADTATCPNCGAADPFTEARDFNLMFKTHAGPVEGSGHEVYLRPETAQGMFLNFKNVLETSRKKPPFGIAQIGKSFRNEITPGNFVFRTREFEQMELEFFVPPDEAADWYRYWCDERMRWYHDLGIPGDKLRLRPHDDDELSHYSSGTSDVEFLFPWGWGELEGIANRGCYDLTQHAEHSGERLEYFDQAAGEHYVPHVIEPAAGATRSMMAFLLAAYDEDVVNDDTRTVLRLDPRLAPYKVAVLPLSKKDELRPTAIELFDSLKTTWMCDYDETQNIGRRYRRQDELGTPYCVTVDFDTLEDRAVTVRDRDSMDQDRVGIDRLDAYLRERLPVT
- the dnaG gene encoding DNA primase translates to MGIVDEDIARVRDATDIVALVTEHTQLKRVGRRWSGLCPFHNEKTPSFSVNGEEGFYHCFGCQKSGDVITFVREMDGLDFVGAVERLAARAGVALRYDDVDQGRDRRRRTKLIEAVDKAVEWYHQRLLSAPDAAAARGYLRSRGFDGDLVRRYRIGWAPDDWDALASGIDVDSRTLRDAGLAFENRAGRLQDVFRARVLFPIFTHDGSAVGFGGRIMPGADGPKYKNSAESAVYAKSKLLYGLNWARDEIVRIDEAVLCEGYTDVIGMATAGIGRAVATCGTALTDDHIKLLAKYTRRLVLAFDADAAGQAAAERIYAWEKTHELTVAVAELPGGADPGDLARSDPEALVAAVEGARPFLEFRVERILGAADLSSAEGRARAAARAKGLVDQHPDELVRDQYLMTIADRCRVDIDRLRHLVVPPEPEPVEPRRRRRRDEEPEHVDDGRRVPNQPDDGGSVDVDVAVARPAPREMPVLLLALHRSGSIPDYLDAAWFDREISARAFRAISAAGSVAEALAVEDAALRPLLAEMAVLDAPEDADGALSLFLFDVGEREKANLAAAARRSGDLEIARRMAEVQAVLEKVQDSDFEIGVAEQLVGLLPTAGEPHD